The following coding sequences are from one Streptomyces angustmyceticus window:
- the fomD gene encoding cytidylyl-2-hydroxypropylphosphonate hydrolase, giving the protein MTADMVDTTEGETPGGRGTAGTGRAGGGAAGASHWAPGDHVLWRYRDNADAGRFHICRPMTVVQDTDELLAVWMAPGTPCVKPVLADGTPVHREPLSTRYTKPRRTVHDQWFGTGVLKLARPGDPWSVWLFWERGWQFKNWYVNLEEPRRRWSGGIDSEDHFLDICVYPDRHWEWRDEDEFAQAQRDGLMTDAQAAEVRSAGRAAIAQITAWRGPYADGWEDWRPDPAWDVPGLPDDWDRAPDRLRS; this is encoded by the coding sequence ATGACAGCGGACATGGTGGACACGACGGAAGGCGAGACGCCCGGCGGACGCGGGACGGCCGGGACGGGGCGGGCGGGCGGTGGTGCGGCGGGAGCCTCCCACTGGGCGCCGGGGGACCACGTCCTGTGGCGCTACCGCGACAACGCCGACGCCGGACGGTTCCACATCTGCCGCCCGATGACCGTGGTGCAGGACACCGACGAGCTGCTCGCGGTGTGGATGGCGCCGGGCACGCCCTGCGTCAAGCCGGTGCTCGCCGACGGCACCCCGGTGCACCGCGAGCCGCTGTCCACCCGCTACACCAAACCGCGCCGGACCGTGCACGACCAGTGGTTCGGCACCGGTGTGCTGAAGCTGGCGCGGCCCGGCGACCCGTGGTCGGTGTGGCTGTTCTGGGAGCGCGGCTGGCAGTTCAAGAACTGGTACGTCAATCTGGAGGAGCCGCGCCGCCGTTGGTCGGGCGGCATCGACTCCGAGGACCACTTCCTCGACATCTGCGTCTATCCGGACCGGCACTGGGAGTGGCGGGACGAGGACGAGTTCGCGCAGGCGCAGCGCGACGGGCTGATGACCGACGCGCAGGCCGCCGAGGTCAGATCGGCCGGCCGGGCCGCGATCGCACAGATCACGGCCTGGCGGGGGCCCTACGCCGACGGCTGGGAGGACTGGCGCCCCGACCCGGCCTGGGACGTTCCCGGGCTCCCGGACGACTGGGACCGCGCACCGGATCGTTTGCGGTCGTGA
- a CDS encoding SpoIIE family protein phosphatase, whose translation MPAQGRPGGAADAGRETARAGRRTAQGAVSRAEAPEPGEEPHQGQRPRHGGEGIGRPREGGGRSRPHAGDPGGTVPGQPAAPHGGRSGGPGAHGETSRPAAGEVTASQVPGPAGAPQVPPPVPPARSAHPGESGEVAAARQAGGDRLRFIGAATRRIARGIDLDEIVLGLCRATVPTFADAILVYLRDPLPVGDERPTGPVVLRLRRTDRIPEEPDTNGGRLPVLPAQPDLGPAMGGSAAELAEVEPGGPLAEVLRGVRPLFGEAQAARTALPELLGPDPRLPGGHRVILAPLRGRRRVIGAAVFLRRPDRPAFEPDDLLVAAQLATHTALGVDKAVLYGREAYIADALQRTMLPDSLPQPTGVRLASRYLPAAETARVGGDWYDAIPLPGSRVALVVGDVMGHSMTSAAIMGQLRTTAQTLAGLDLPPQEVLHHLDEQAQRLGTDRMATCMYAVYDPVAHRITIANAGHPPPVMLHRGGRAEVLRVPSGAPIGVGGVDFEAVELDAPAGATLVLYTDGLVESRIRDVWTGIEQLRERLAETARLTGPNPPPLEPMCDEVLDMLGPGDRDDDIALLAARFDGIAPSDVAYWYLDPKAQTAGQARRLARRALARWGLEELTDQLELLVSEVVTNAVRYAERPITLRLLRTDVLRCEVGDDVPQLPRLRQARPSDEGGRGLYLVNRMARRWGATRLSMGKVVWFELSMPPGAVRR comes from the coding sequence ATGCCTGCGCAAGGACGGCCGGGCGGAGCGGCGGACGCGGGGCGCGAGACGGCCCGTGCCGGACGGCGTACGGCGCAGGGCGCGGTGAGCCGCGCCGAGGCGCCCGAGCCGGGCGAGGAGCCGCACCAGGGGCAGCGGCCGCGGCACGGCGGCGAGGGCATCGGACGGCCGCGGGAGGGCGGCGGGCGGTCGCGGCCGCACGCCGGCGACCCGGGCGGGACGGTGCCGGGGCAGCCTGCGGCGCCGCACGGCGGCCGGTCCGGCGGCCCGGGTGCCCATGGCGAGACGTCGCGTCCGGCGGCCGGGGAGGTCACCGCGTCCCAGGTGCCCGGACCGGCCGGTGCTCCGCAGGTCCCGCCGCCCGTTCCCCCGGCCCGCTCGGCGCATCCGGGCGAGAGCGGCGAGGTGGCCGCGGCCCGGCAGGCGGGCGGCGACCGGCTGCGGTTCATCGGGGCGGCCACGCGGCGGATCGCCCGCGGTATCGACCTGGACGAGATCGTGCTCGGCCTGTGCCGGGCGACGGTGCCGACGTTCGCCGACGCGATCCTCGTCTACCTGCGCGATCCGCTGCCGGTGGGCGACGAGCGCCCGACCGGCCCGGTGGTGCTGCGGCTGCGGCGCACCGACCGGATCCCGGAGGAGCCGGACACCAACGGCGGCCGGCTGCCGGTGCTGCCCGCGCAGCCCGATCTGGGGCCGGCGATGGGCGGCAGCGCGGCGGAGCTGGCCGAGGTGGAGCCCGGCGGCCCGCTGGCGGAGGTGCTGCGGGGCGTACGGCCGCTGTTCGGCGAGGCGCAGGCGGCGCGGACGGCGCTGCCGGAGCTGTTGGGGCCGGATCCGCGGCTGCCCGGCGGCCACCGGGTGATCCTGGCGCCGCTGCGCGGCCGTCGCCGGGTGATCGGCGCGGCGGTGTTCCTGCGCCGCCCGGACCGCCCGGCGTTCGAGCCGGACGACCTGCTGGTGGCCGCGCAGTTGGCGACGCACACCGCGCTGGGCGTGGACAAGGCGGTGCTCTACGGCCGCGAGGCGTACATCGCCGACGCGCTGCAGCGCACCATGCTGCCGGACTCGCTGCCGCAGCCCACCGGCGTCCGGCTGGCCAGCCGCTACCTGCCGGCCGCCGAGACGGCGCGGGTGGGCGGCGACTGGTACGACGCGATCCCGCTGCCGGGCAGCCGGGTGGCACTGGTGGTCGGCGACGTCATGGGGCACTCGATGACCTCGGCCGCGATCATGGGCCAGCTGCGCACCACCGCGCAGACGCTGGCGGGGCTGGACCTGCCGCCGCAGGAGGTGCTGCACCACCTCGACGAGCAGGCCCAGCGGCTGGGCACGGACCGCATGGCGACCTGCATGTACGCGGTCTACGACCCGGTCGCGCACCGGATCACCATCGCCAACGCCGGGCATCCGCCGCCGGTGATGCTGCACCGCGGCGGGCGCGCCGAGGTGCTGCGGGTGCCGTCGGGCGCGCCGATCGGCGTCGGCGGGGTGGACTTCGAGGCGGTGGAGCTGGACGCCCCGGCGGGCGCCACCCTGGTCCTCTACACCGACGGCCTGGTCGAGTCGCGGATCCGGGACGTGTGGACCGGCATCGAGCAGCTGCGGGAGCGGCTGGCGGAGACGGCCCGGCTGACGGGGCCCAACCCGCCGCCGCTGGAGCCGATGTGCGACGAGGTCCTGGACATGCTGGGCCCCGGCGACCGCGATGACGACATCGCGCTGCTGGCGGCCCGGTTCGACGGGATCGCCCCGAGCGATGTCGCCTACTGGTACCTGGACCCGAAGGCGCAGACCGCCGGGCAGGCCCGCCGGCTGGCCCGGCGGGCGCTGGCGCGCTGGGGTCTGGAGGAGCTGACCGACCAGCTGGAGCTGCTGGTCAGCGAGGTGGTGACGAACGCGGTGCGGTACGCGGAGCGGCCGATCACGCTGCGGTTGCTGCGAACGGACGTACTGCGCTGCGAGGTGGGCGACGACGTCCCGCAGCTGCCGCGGCTGCGCCAGGCCCGGCCGTCGGACGAGGGCGGGCGCGGCCTGTACCTGGTCAACCGGATGGCCCGGCGCTGGGGCGCGACCCGTCTGAGCATGGGAAAGGTCGTCTGGTTCGAGCTGTCGATGCCGCCGGGGGCGGTGCGCCGCTGA
- a CDS encoding catalase: MTSTAHNVPRTTNNAGVPVESDEHSLTVSPDGPILLQDHYLIEKMAQFNRERVPERVVHAKGAGAYGFFQVTNDVSQFTKADLFQPGKTTEMLARFSTVAGEQGSPDTWRDPRGFALKFYTEDGNYDLVGNNTPVFFVRDTIKFQDFIRSQKRRPDNGMRDNDMQWDFWTLSPESAHQVTWLMGDRGIPKTYRHMNGYGSHTYMWVNAGGERFWIKYHFKTDQGIDFLTQEDADRIAGEDGDYHRRDLFEAIDGGNAPSWTLYVQVMPFDDAPDYRFNPFDLTKVWPHGDYPLIEVGRMTLNKNPEDYFIHIEQAAFEPSNMVPGVGPSPDKMLLGRLFSYADTHRYRIGPNYAQLPPNRPHAPVHSYAKDGPMRYEPSRAARPYAPNSYGGPAADTLRYGEPAGWETGGQMVREAYTLRRDDDDFGQPGTMVRQVLDDAARDRLVGNVSGHLLNGVSRPVLDRALQYWRNIDKNVGDRIAHKVNGG; the protein is encoded by the coding sequence ATGACCAGCACCGCGCACAACGTCCCGCGCACGACGAACAACGCCGGCGTCCCGGTGGAGAGCGACGAGCACTCGCTGACCGTGAGCCCGGACGGCCCCATCCTGCTCCAGGACCACTACCTCATCGAGAAGATGGCCCAGTTCAACCGCGAACGGGTCCCCGAGCGGGTGGTGCACGCCAAGGGCGCGGGCGCCTACGGCTTCTTCCAAGTCACCAATGACGTGAGCCAGTTCACCAAGGCGGATCTCTTCCAGCCGGGGAAGACCACCGAGATGCTCGCGCGCTTCTCGACCGTCGCGGGCGAGCAGGGCTCCCCCGACACCTGGCGCGACCCCCGTGGCTTCGCCCTGAAGTTCTACACCGAGGACGGCAACTACGACCTGGTGGGGAACAACACCCCGGTCTTCTTCGTCCGTGACACGATCAAGTTCCAGGACTTCATCCGCTCCCAGAAGCGCCGCCCGGACAACGGGATGCGCGACAACGACATGCAGTGGGACTTCTGGACGCTGTCGCCGGAGTCCGCCCACCAGGTCACCTGGCTGATGGGCGACCGCGGCATTCCCAAGACCTACCGCCACATGAACGGCTACGGCTCGCACACGTACATGTGGGTCAACGCCGGCGGCGAGAGGTTCTGGATCAAGTACCACTTCAAGACCGACCAGGGCATCGACTTCCTCACCCAGGAGGACGCGGACCGGATCGCCGGCGAGGACGGCGACTACCACCGCCGCGATCTGTTCGAGGCCATCGACGGCGGCAACGCCCCGTCGTGGACGCTGTATGTGCAGGTCATGCCGTTCGACGACGCCCCGGACTACCGGTTCAACCCGTTCGACCTGACGAAGGTGTGGCCGCACGGCGACTACCCGCTGATCGAGGTCGGGCGGATGACGCTCAACAAGAACCCGGAGGACTACTTCATCCACATCGAGCAGGCGGCGTTCGAACCGTCCAACATGGTGCCGGGCGTCGGTCCGTCACCGGACAAGATGCTGCTGGGCCGGCTGTTCTCGTACGCGGACACCCACCGCTACCGCATCGGCCCGAACTACGCGCAGCTGCCGCCCAACCGGCCGCACGCCCCCGTCCACTCGTACGCGAAGGACGGCCCGATGCGGTACGAGCCCTCCCGCGCGGCCCGGCCCTACGCGCCGAACAGCTACGGCGGCCCGGCTGCGGACACCCTGCGCTACGGGGAGCCCGCGGGCTGGGAGACCGGCGGGCAGATGGTCCGCGAGGCGTACACGCTGCGCCGGGACGACGACGACTTCGGCCAGCCGGGCACGATGGTCCGCCAGGTCCTCGACGACGCGGCCCGCGACCGGCTCGTCGGCAATGTGTCCGGCCATCTGCTGAACGGCGTCAGCCGTCCGGTGCTGGACCGGGCGCTGCAGTACTGGCGCAACATCGACAAGAACGTGGGCGACCGGATCGCCCACAAGGTGAACGGCGGCTGA
- a CDS encoding class I SAM-dependent DNA methyltransferase produces MSATHYDDYEGLHRLALDRAGQAEAFDAIGDRYDDAFPHKEGQLASGTWLADTLPAGSRVLDLGCGTGLPTARQLSDAGHRVVGIDLSPSMIALARANVPDAAFHRLDIADLRGGRLGGPGSFDGVAAYFSLLMLPRAEIPYALALLHDLLRPEGLLALSMVEADVDDFTIPFLGNSIRVSGYLRDDLRRVVHDAGFDVVGEDAYAYAPSSTDVPPEIQLFLHLRRA; encoded by the coding sequence GTGAGCGCGACTCACTACGACGATTACGAAGGGCTGCACCGGTTAGCACTGGACCGGGCCGGCCAGGCCGAGGCGTTCGACGCCATCGGTGACCGGTACGACGATGCCTTTCCCCACAAGGAGGGCCAGCTCGCCTCGGGCACCTGGCTGGCCGACACCCTGCCCGCGGGCTCGCGCGTCCTGGATCTCGGATGCGGCACGGGCCTGCCGACCGCCCGTCAGCTCTCCGACGCCGGACACCGCGTCGTGGGAATCGACCTCTCCCCCTCGATGATCGCCCTGGCCCGGGCGAACGTCCCGGACGCCGCCTTCCACCGGCTGGACATCGCCGATCTGCGCGGCGGCCGGCTCGGCGGCCCCGGCTCCTTCGACGGTGTCGCCGCCTATTTCTCGCTGCTGATGCTGCCCCGTGCGGAAATCCCTTACGCACTGGCCCTGCTCCATGATCTGCTACGACCGGAGGGGCTGCTGGCCCTGTCCATGGTCGAGGCGGATGTGGACGACTTCACCATTCCGTTCCTGGGCAACTCGATCCGGGTATCGGGTTACCTGCGGGACGACCTGCGCCGGGTCGTGCACGACGCGGGTTTCGACGTCGTCGGGGAGGATGCCTACGCATACGCCCCGTCGAGTACGGACGTACCACCCGAGATCCAGCTCTTTCTGCACCTGCGACGCGCCTGA